The proteins below are encoded in one region of Flavobacterium sp. IMCC34852:
- the ftsY gene encoding signal recognition particle-docking protein FtsY: MSFFKRIFSSEKKESLDKGLEQTKTSFFSKLTKAVAGKSKVDDEVLDNLEEVLVSSDVGVNTTLKIIERIEERVSRDKYLGTEELNLILREEIAGLLSETKSGEESEFTIPANKKPYVLMVVGVNGVGKTTTIGKLAHQFNKAGYKVVLGAADTFRAAAIDQLQIWADRVGVPLVKQQMGSDPASVAFDTLQSAVTQNADIVIIDTAGRLHNKVNLMNELTKVKRVMQKVVEDAPHDVMLVLDGSTGQNAFEQAKQFTAATEVSCLAVTKLDGTAKGGVVIGISDQFQIPVKYIGVGEGIEDLQVFNKFEFVDSFFK, from the coding sequence TTCAAAAGAATATTTTCATCTGAGAAAAAGGAATCCTTAGACAAAGGTTTAGAACAAACCAAAACGTCTTTCTTTTCCAAACTAACCAAAGCCGTAGCCGGAAAATCTAAAGTAGATGATGAGGTTTTAGACAATTTGGAAGAAGTATTAGTGTCTTCTGATGTCGGCGTGAATACAACCCTTAAAATCATCGAAAGAATCGAAGAGCGCGTCTCTCGTGATAAATACCTTGGGACAGAAGAATTAAACTTAATTCTAAGAGAAGAAATTGCGGGTTTACTTTCGGAAACCAAATCAGGAGAAGAAAGCGAGTTCACCATTCCTGCCAACAAAAAACCTTATGTTTTAATGGTGGTTGGTGTAAATGGTGTCGGCAAAACTACCACCATCGGAAAATTAGCCCACCAATTCAATAAAGCCGGTTATAAAGTAGTACTCGGTGCTGCCGATACTTTCCGTGCCGCAGCGATTGACCAATTGCAAATTTGGGCCGATAGAGTAGGCGTGCCATTAGTAAAACAACAAATGGGAAGTGATCCTGCTTCTGTGGCTTTTGATACGCTTCAAAGTGCCGTAACCCAAAATGCCGATATCGTAATTATTGATACCGCCGGTCGTTTGCACAACAAAGTCAATTTGATGAATGAGCTGACCAAAGTAAAACGCGTAATGCAAAAAGTAGTAGAAGATGCACCACACGATGTGATGCTGGTTTTAGACGGTTCGACCGGTCAAAATGCTTTTGAACAAGCCAAACAGTTTACTGCAGCCACTGAAGTGTCGTGTTTAGCTGTAACCAAATTAGACGGTACTGCCAAAGGCGGTGTAGTAATCGGAATCTCTGACCAATTTCAAATACCGGTAAAATACATAGGCGTAGGAGAAGGTATTGAAGATTTACAGGTTTTTAATAAATTTGAATTTGTAGATTCGTTTTTTAAATAA
- a CDS encoding serine hydrolase domain-containing protein: MRKIYLLALVSFLMLNCSSDSSESEPINEQMYFPPSDGSNTWETKSITDLGWNQNAVQPLLDYLELKNTKSFIILVNGRIVMENYFNGHTATTPWYWASAGKTLTTTVTGIAQDEGLININNKVSDYLGTGWTSAPLAKENLITCKNLLSMNSGLNDALGDDVSPANLQYVADAGTRWAYHNVYVKLQDVVAQASGQTWSNYFNTKLRDRIGMTGGAWINNDGLSVYWSTSRNMARFGLLSLNQGKWNGTTIVNSNYFNQATTTSQTLNQAYGYLWWLNGKSSYRLPGLQFEFNGTLMSNAPSDMYAALGKNDQKIYVVPSMKMVIIRMGDVANPDNPTFALSGFDNELWDKINDLYQ, translated from the coding sequence ATGAGAAAGATATACCTACTTGCTTTAGTTTCCTTTTTAATGTTGAATTGCAGTTCAGACTCTTCTGAAAGCGAACCAATTAACGAACAAATGTACTTTCCGCCGAGTGATGGCAGCAATACTTGGGAAACCAAATCTATAACCGACTTGGGTTGGAATCAAAATGCCGTTCAACCATTATTAGATTACTTGGAGCTGAAAAATACCAAATCGTTTATCATTTTGGTCAACGGAAGAATTGTGATGGAAAATTATTTCAATGGACATACTGCAACAACACCTTGGTATTGGGCAAGCGCCGGAAAAACACTTACAACAACTGTCACGGGAATTGCTCAAGACGAAGGATTAATCAACATAAACAATAAAGTTTCTGATTATTTGGGAACCGGTTGGACGAGTGCGCCATTGGCAAAGGAAAACCTGATTACTTGTAAAAATTTATTATCTATGAACTCAGGGTTGAATGATGCTTTGGGAGATGATGTTTCTCCGGCCAATTTACAATATGTAGCCGATGCAGGAACCCGATGGGCATACCACAATGTATATGTAAAATTGCAAGATGTAGTAGCTCAAGCCAGTGGGCAAACTTGGAGCAATTATTTCAATACGAAACTGAGAGACCGAATCGGAATGACCGGTGGCGCTTGGATTAACAACGATGGTTTGAGTGTTTATTGGAGTACGAGTAGAAACATGGCACGTTTTGGTTTGTTGTCGTTAAATCAAGGAAAATGGAACGGAACAACCATTGTAAACAGTAACTACTTTAACCAAGCTACTACAACATCACAAACTTTAAATCAGGCATATGGTTATTTGTGGTGGTTGAATGGCAAATCTTCTTATCGCTTACCCGGTCTTCAATTTGAATTTAATGGTACCTTAATGTCGAATGCGCCTAGTGATATGTATGCCGCTTTGGGTAAAAACGATCAAAAAATTTATGTGGTTCCGAGTATGAAAATGGTTATTATCCGAATGGGAGATGTAGCCAATCCGGATAATCCAACGTTTGCCTTATCGGGTTTTGATAATGAATTGTGGGATAAAATCAATGATTTATACCAATAG
- a CDS encoding DUF721 domain-containing protein — MAKRLSNESSIGDVLKAFIETNKLQGGMDKIDVQQAWKSLMGNGVNSYTKEVVLKGSTLYVSLTSAVLREELSYGKQKIITMINEELRKEVVKDIILR, encoded by the coding sequence ATGGCCAAAAGACTCAGCAACGAAAGTTCGATAGGCGACGTTTTAAAAGCGTTTATTGAGACCAATAAACTCCAAGGCGGTATGGACAAAATTGACGTGCAGCAAGCTTGGAAATCGTTGATGGGCAATGGTGTCAACAGTTATACCAAGGAAGTGGTTTTAAAAGGTTCAACTTTATACGTTTCTTTAACTTCAGCTGTTTTACGCGAAGAGTTGAGTTACGGCAAACAAAAAATCATCACCATGATTAATGAGGAATTGCGCAAAGAAGTGGTCAAAGATATAATCCTTCGTTAA
- a CDS encoding DUF4268 domain-containing protein, with protein sequence MYSKEEAQRIKKEFWTAFAEAYPRKWLLYDTKIKDFTFKFYIDNKKAQVLLDIEPKDEEKRKIYFEKIESLKTILLEEYLSEAVLERNFYLENGKVISRIWVEKLGVSLNNKSNWPEIFEFFSDTMTQFEVFFYEYEDYIKDLETNT encoded by the coding sequence ATGTACAGCAAAGAAGAAGCCCAACGCATCAAAAAGGAATTTTGGACCGCATTTGCCGAAGCTTATCCGAGAAAATGGTTGTTGTATGATACTAAAATTAAAGACTTTACATTCAAATTTTATATCGATAATAAAAAGGCACAAGTGCTTTTAGACATTGAGCCAAAAGACGAAGAAAAGCGCAAAATTTATTTTGAAAAAATAGAATCCCTGAAAACTATCTTGCTTGAAGAATACTTGTCGGAAGCGGTATTAGAGCGTAATTTTTACCTGGAAAACGGGAAAGTGATTAGCAGAATTTGGGTCGAAAAATTGGGCGTAAGCCTAAACAACAAAAGTAATTGGCCGGAGATTTTTGAGTTCTTCAGCGATACCATGACGCAGTTTGAAGTTTTCTTCTACGAATACGAAGACTACATTAAAGATTTGGAAACCAACACTTAA
- a CDS encoding NUDIX hydrolase → MHFEEFLKYTPKIQNVALPATLAHAKMAPANRLDLIKATDFSKVTPKQAAVLMLLYPKASQTHLALILRTSYNGVHSSQIAFPGGKVEDFDADLSQTALRETHEEIGVHPNSVNVIRAFTEVYIPPSNFMVYPYLGYSESELEFILQEDEVAGLVEFPFADFMDDSIIVNTTMKTSYAGSIEVPGFQVKEHFVWGATAMMLSELKDTLKLVL, encoded by the coding sequence ATGCACTTTGAGGAGTTTTTAAAATACACGCCAAAAATACAAAATGTCGCGCTACCCGCAACGCTTGCCCATGCAAAAATGGCACCGGCCAACCGATTAGATTTAATCAAAGCAACCGATTTTAGCAAAGTAACCCCAAAACAAGCCGCCGTATTGATGCTTCTTTATCCTAAAGCTTCGCAAACCCATTTGGCACTCATTCTTCGAACTAGTTATAACGGAGTACATTCTTCTCAAATTGCTTTTCCGGGTGGAAAGGTTGAGGATTTTGATGCCGATTTAAGCCAAACTGCACTCAGAGAAACCCATGAGGAAATAGGGGTTCATCCTAATAGTGTTAATGTCATTCGTGCTTTTACCGAAGTGTATATTCCACCGAGTAATTTTATGGTTTATCCTTATTTGGGTTATAGTGAAAGCGAATTGGAGTTTATTTTACAAGAAGATGAAGTAGCAGGTTTAGTTGAATTTCCTTTTGCCGATTTTATGGACGACAGTATCATTGTCAATACCACTATGAAAACCTCTTATGCCGGAAGTATTGAAGTGCCCGGATTTCAGGTAAAGGAACATTTCGTTTGGGGCGCAACAGCCATGATGTTGAGCGAATTGAAAGATACTCTTAAATTGGTTTTATAA
- a CDS encoding lysophospholipid acyltransferase family protein, producing the protein MGLLKRNPFGHILFIKKWLIRIFGALTHRRYRGFNELHIEGSEIIKGLPDKNVLFISNHQTYFADVVAMFHVFNASLSGRVDNIKNVGYLWQPKMNIYYVAASETMKDGWLPRILAYVGAITVERTWRSGGKDVEEKREVNPNDTENIRIALEDGWVITFPQGTTKSFKPVRKGTAHIIKQHKPIVVPIVIDGFRRAFDKKGLRVKKKNILQSFIIKEPLVIDYDNETIEQIVEKVEYAIEQHPSFLKVIPAEEIAEQERLNKLRKWQVDKEDIVEE; encoded by the coding sequence ATGGGATTATTGAAACGAAATCCTTTTGGTCATATACTCTTTATCAAAAAATGGTTAATTCGTATCTTCGGAGCTTTGACGCACCGCAGGTATCGCGGTTTTAACGAACTTCATATCGAAGGTTCTGAAATCATCAAAGGCTTGCCTGATAAAAATGTACTCTTTATCTCCAATCACCAAACGTACTTTGCCGATGTCGTAGCCATGTTTCACGTGTTCAATGCCAGTCTATCAGGGCGAGTTGACAATATTAAAAACGTAGGCTATTTATGGCAACCCAAAATGAATATCTACTACGTTGCTGCCAGTGAAACCATGAAAGACGGTTGGTTGCCCAGAATTTTGGCCTATGTAGGCGCTATAACAGTGGAACGTACTTGGCGTTCAGGTGGTAAAGATGTTGAAGAAAAGCGAGAAGTTAATCCTAACGATACCGAAAATATTCGCATAGCACTTGAAGACGGTTGGGTAATTACCTTTCCGCAAGGAACGACCAAGTCTTTTAAACCGGTGCGCAAAGGAACGGCGCATATTATCAAACAACACAAACCTATCGTAGTGCCTATTGTAATTGACGGTTTCCGTCGGGCGTTTGACAAAAAAGGGCTACGGGTGAAAAAGAAAAATATCCTGCAATCCTTCATCATCAAAGAACCTTTGGTGATTGATTACGACAACGAAACCATAGAGCAAATTGTAGAAAAAGTAGAATATGCCATTGAGCAGCATCCTTCGTTCTTAAAAGTGATTCCCGCCGAAGAAATTGCCGAACAAGAGCGTCTCAATAAATTACGTAAATGGCAAGTGGATAAAGAAGATATTGTTGAAGAATAA
- a CDS encoding TraB/GumN family protein — protein sequence MKKVLLFVCSLFIGLAYGQKSENSLLWKISGNGLSKPSYLFGTIHITCDATLSEKVKKALDNTEQLCLELDMDDPGMQGQMLNSMMMKDGVTMKSLTTEADFKIVDAFLTNNIGYSAEILNPVKPFMIATMLYPKMLGCEMQSVETELMAIAKAQNEEVIGLETVAEQLAVFDAIPYKEQMNELVITAKDNMQRDKTELNEMMALYQTENVEAMLTFTEKSPNVMTSKYIDIMLNNRNNNWISRIDKIAKTKPTFFGVGAAHLGGKQGVIALLRKAGFTVEAVN from the coding sequence ATGAAAAAAGTACTACTGTTTGTTTGTTCGCTTTTTATAGGTTTGGCTTATGGCCAAAAAAGTGAGAATTCGCTCTTGTGGAAAATCTCCGGAAACGGATTGTCAAAACCGTCTTATCTATTCGGAACCATTCACATTACTTGTGATGCTACGCTTTCGGAAAAAGTAAAAAAAGCTTTAGACAATACCGAGCAACTTTGCTTAGAACTCGATATGGATGATCCCGGCATGCAAGGACAAATGCTCAACAGCATGATGATGAAAGATGGTGTAACCATGAAATCCTTAACCACCGAAGCCGATTTTAAAATAGTAGATGCTTTTTTGACCAATAATATTGGCTACTCTGCCGAAATCCTCAACCCGGTTAAACCGTTTATGATTGCCACCATGTTGTATCCTAAAATGTTGGGGTGCGAAATGCAATCGGTAGAAACCGAATTGATGGCAATAGCCAAAGCGCAAAACGAAGAAGTGATAGGATTAGAAACCGTAGCCGAACAGTTGGCTGTTTTTGACGCCATACCGTACAAAGAACAAATGAACGAACTGGTAATTACCGCCAAAGACAATATGCAACGCGATAAAACAGAGCTCAATGAAATGATGGCACTTTACCAAACCGAAAATGTGGAAGCCATGTTGACCTTTACCGAGAAATCACCGAACGTAATGACGTCAAAATACATTGATATAATGCTCAACAACCGAAACAATAATTGGATTAGCCGAATAGATAAAATTGCCAAAACCAAACCTACTTTCTTTGGCGTAGGAGCCGCACACCTAGGAGGTAAACAAGGCGTAATTGCTTTGCTCCGAAAAGCAGGTTTTACGGTAGAAGCGGTAAATTAA
- a CDS encoding RNA polymerase sigma factor: MSDNLEQSFVKQLKENQNIIHKICRLYTNGEDAHNDLFQEITIQLWKAFPKFRGESKFSTWAYRVALNTAITLYRKSTRTVSTVTYEGQKHFLSQEDYNLEEEEQIKLMYQAVQQLNDIEKALVFLYLEDKDYTEISETLGISEVNARVKMNRIKGKLKKILNP, encoded by the coding sequence ATGAGTGACAACCTAGAACAATCATTTGTAAAACAGCTAAAGGAAAACCAGAACATCATCCACAAGATATGTCGGTTATACACCAATGGCGAAGATGCGCACAATGATCTGTTTCAGGAAATAACCATTCAGCTATGGAAAGCCTTCCCAAAGTTTAGAGGAGAATCTAAATTTTCTACTTGGGCTTATCGCGTAGCATTAAACACTGCCATTACACTGTACCGAAAAAGTACTCGAACCGTTTCGACAGTTACTTACGAAGGACAAAAACATTTCTTAAGTCAGGAAGATTACAATTTAGAAGAAGAAGAACAAATCAAATTGATGTACCAAGCGGTGCAACAGTTGAATGATATTGAAAAAGCGTTGGTATTTCTTTATCTTGAAGATAAGGATTACACCGAAATATCAGAAACATTGGGGATTAGCGAAGTCAATGCCCGTGTAAAAATGAACAGAATCAAAGGAAAATTAAAAAAGATATTAAATCCCTAA
- a CDS encoding CvfB family protein: MKIGHYNTLTIARETKVGLFLTDGTTDVLLPLKYVPKEYTIGDEIIVFVYLDHEERPVATTLEPYILMDEFGLLRVNYVNKFGAFLDWGLEKDLFVPFKEQARPMEKGKRYLVFAYIDEKTNRIVASSKTNQFLNNDNLTVAVGDEVDLIISHITEVGINVIINDQHKGLLYKDQVYEDIKPGDRMTGYIKAIRPDNKIDVTLHKFGYRNVEPNAEKILDELRASRGFLRLTDNSHPEDIKTVLKMSKKTFKKAIGALYKEKRIELKEDGIYLVPEVKI, encoded by the coding sequence ATGAAAATAGGACATTACAACACGCTTACCATAGCCCGAGAAACCAAAGTCGGACTCTTTTTAACCGATGGCACGACCGATGTGTTACTTCCGTTAAAATATGTGCCAAAGGAATATACTATAGGCGATGAAATTATAGTGTTTGTATACCTTGACCACGAAGAAAGACCGGTGGCTACGACTTTGGAACCTTATATTTTGATGGATGAATTTGGTTTACTTCGCGTAAATTACGTCAATAAATTTGGGGCTTTTCTAGATTGGGGTTTGGAGAAAGACCTTTTTGTGCCCTTTAAAGAACAAGCCCGTCCAATGGAAAAAGGCAAACGCTATTTGGTATTTGCCTATATCGATGAAAAGACCAATAGAATCGTAGCTTCGAGTAAAACCAATCAGTTTTTGAATAATGATAATTTGACTGTTGCCGTAGGCGATGAGGTAGATTTGATTATTTCACATATTACAGAAGTTGGGATTAATGTAATTATCAACGACCAACATAAAGGGTTGCTTTACAAAGACCAAGTTTACGAGGATATAAAGCCAGGCGATAGAATGACGGGTTATATTAAAGCTATTCGTCCCGATAATAAAATAGATGTCACTTTGCATAAATTCGGTTACCGCAATGTAGAACCGAATGCCGAAAAAATACTAGACGAACTCAGAGCTAGCAGAGGTTTTTTACGTCTAACAGACAATAGCCATCCGGAAGATATCAAAACGGTATTGAAAATGAGCAAAAAGACTTTCAAGAAAGCCATTGGTGCCTTGTACAAAGAAAAGCGCATCGAACTTAAAGAAGACGGAATCTATTTGGTTCCTGAAGTTAAAATTTAA
- a CDS encoding serine hydrolase domain-containing protein, translating to MKLTLISFFLSTLLYFSGPMVGTRQFVSENLANLDTTLITIPFNVKFGLVSEAYINEKKPKIDSFYHKFINSPYYSGSFLVAKNGRIIYEDYRGFSNAKTGKKIDANTAIHLASVSKVLTATAILKLVQDDNIMLDQKVTDWIPKFPYKNTTIRTLLNHRSGLPHYSNFPGIMKKAWNRKKVLTNKDILDLMIKQKFKPVFADNTRFDYCNTNYVILALVIERATGQNFRDAMQTLIFKPLGMKNTFVFNYETDRDTVCKSYRGSNIFPWDQYDNLHGDKNIYSTPRDLVKFDLATYSSDFIKPELLQEAYYGYSAAKVAKPIKDYGLGMRMRFLPPNGEKMVYHNGWWHGNNTSFIPVKKDTVTVICLGNKYSNRPYATLSMVSSLFYQKKTEIETPVPTELEMKE from the coding sequence ATGAAGCTTACCCTGATTTCCTTTTTTCTAAGCACGCTATTGTATTTTTCCGGCCCAATGGTCGGAACCCGACAATTCGTTTCTGAAAACCTTGCAAATCTTGACACTACTCTGATTACAATTCCTTTTAATGTCAAATTCGGCTTGGTTTCAGAAGCTTACATCAACGAAAAGAAACCCAAAATTGATTCATTTTACCACAAATTCATCAATTCGCCTTACTACAGCGGAAGTTTTTTGGTGGCCAAAAACGGCCGAATCATTTATGAAGATTACAGGGGATTTTCCAATGCCAAAACCGGAAAAAAAATCGATGCCAATACCGCTATTCACTTGGCTTCTGTGAGCAAAGTTTTGACGGCTACAGCCATCTTAAAATTGGTACAAGACGACAATATTATGCTCGACCAAAAAGTAACCGATTGGATTCCGAAATTCCCTTATAAAAACACCACCATCAGGACTTTGCTGAACCACAGAAGCGGTTTGCCGCACTACTCCAACTTTCCCGGTATAATGAAAAAAGCCTGGAACCGAAAAAAGGTGTTGACTAATAAAGATATTTTGGATTTGATGATCAAGCAAAAATTCAAACCCGTTTTTGCTGATAATACCCGCTTTGATTATTGCAATACCAACTATGTCATTTTGGCCCTAGTCATCGAAAGAGCTACCGGTCAAAACTTTCGCGACGCCATGCAAACCCTGATTTTCAAACCGCTTGGTATGAAAAACACTTTTGTTTTTAATTATGAAACCGACCGAGATACCGTTTGTAAATCTTACCGTGGCAGCAATATTTTTCCTTGGGATCAATATGACAACTTGCATGGTGATAAAAACATTTACTCAACACCCAGAGATTTAGTGAAGTTTGATTTGGCCACTTACTCTTCGGATTTCATCAAACCCGAATTATTGCAAGAAGCTTATTACGGTTATAGCGCCGCTAAGGTTGCCAAACCAATAAAAGATTATGGCTTAGGCATGCGCATGCGCTTTTTACCTCCAAACGGAGAAAAAATGGTTTACCACAACGGCTGGTGGCATGGCAATAATACCTCCTTTATACCGGTCAAAAAAGATACCGTGACCGTGATTTGTTTGGGCAATAAATATTCTAACCGACCTTATGCTACCTTGAGTATGGTGAGTAGTCTTTTTTATCAAAAGAAAACCGAAATTGAAACTCCGGTGCCGACCGAGTTAGAAATGAAAGAGTAA
- a CDS encoding energy transducer TonB: MSNVSIYERNWIDLVFEGKNKAYGAYQLRQENAKTSLFALIGGVAFFLTAIGGGLFLTSFSDVPHDGPVIVIDDNQITPVDLTSKPEIEKPAAPQKEQQAPNSVEPNNLSNMVVTDTENATDNVPTNNELKETPPPSEGNGTGTIPITSGVEGGNNNPVDVPSGPGYETTNNLDVLPKYPGGIEKFYEYVVRKFERPEIEEDGDVTMSVMMSFVIEKDGTLTDIKAIRSTNYQLEKEAIRLLKASKVKWEPGVKNGKPVRTLFMLPIKVKI; this comes from the coding sequence ATGTCAAACGTTAGTATTTATGAAAGAAACTGGATCGATCTGGTTTTTGAAGGCAAAAACAAAGCCTACGGCGCCTACCAGTTGCGTCAAGAAAATGCCAAAACCTCATTATTTGCTCTTATCGGTGGTGTCGCTTTCTTTTTAACTGCCATTGGCGGTGGGCTGTTCTTGACTTCCTTTAGTGATGTTCCTCATGACGGACCTGTAATTGTAATAGATGACAACCAAATTACCCCGGTTGATTTAACATCTAAACCTGAAATAGAAAAACCGGCGGCTCCCCAAAAAGAGCAACAAGCTCCAAATAGTGTTGAGCCCAACAATCTTTCCAACATGGTCGTTACCGATACCGAAAACGCGACAGACAATGTACCAACCAACAATGAACTCAAAGAAACACCACCACCATCTGAAGGCAATGGCACCGGAACAATCCCAATCACTTCCGGCGTTGAAGGCGGAAACAATAATCCCGTAGACGTTCCGAGTGGTCCGGGTTATGAAACCACCAACAATCTTGATGTACTTCCGAAATATCCGGGCGGTATAGAAAAATTCTACGAATATGTAGTTCGAAAATTTGAAAGACCTGAAATTGAAGAAGATGGCGATGTAACGATGAGTGTTATGATGTCATTTGTAATAGAAAAAGACGGCACATTGACCGATATAAAAGCCATACGCAGTACCAATTACCAGTTAGAAAAAGAAGCCATTCGCTTGCTGAAAGCTTCCAAAGTAAAATGGGAACCGGGTGTAAAAAACGGAAAACCGGTTAGAACCTTATTCATGTTACCTATAAAAGTTAAAATTTAA
- a CDS encoding RNA polymerase sigma factor, translating to MEINKYIEKAKKGDQVAFTFLLDHYWNEVYGFMLKRTENETDSEDITIETFSKAFDKIATYNPEFQFNTWLIAIAKNVHIDMLRKKKSTVFVEITDEEDQQAYNVADSSPSAEDELITEQNLSRLLQFIKELKPHYQEVIQLRYFQEMSYQEIAEQLNEPLSNVKIKLLRAKKLLAEIIESKR from the coding sequence TTGGAAATAAACAAATACATAGAGAAAGCCAAGAAAGGTGACCAAGTAGCGTTTACCTTTTTGCTCGACCATTATTGGAACGAAGTGTATGGCTTTATGCTCAAACGAACGGAAAACGAAACCGATTCGGAAGACATTACTATTGAAACTTTCTCTAAAGCTTTTGACAAAATTGCGACTTACAACCCCGAATTTCAATTCAATACTTGGTTGATTGCCATTGCCAAAAATGTGCACATCGATATGCTCCGCAAAAAAAAATCGACCGTTTTTGTGGAAATTACCGATGAAGAAGACCAACAAGCCTACAACGTAGCCGATAGTTCTCCTTCTGCCGAAGACGAATTGATTACTGAACAAAACCTGTCTCGCCTACTCCAATTCATCAAAGAATTAAAACCACATTATCAGGAAGTCATTCAGTTGCGTTATTTTCAGGAAATGAGTTATCAGGAAATTGCAGAACAGCTGAACGAACCCCTGAGCAACGTTAAAATCAAATTGCTTCGCGCCAAAAAATTATTGGCGGAAATCATCGAAAGCAAAAGATAA
- a CDS encoding glycosyltransferase, whose product MLLALFCLFIAVVVIQFLYYVVVFGKFSFAKPQTVTPKRVPISVIVCAKNEEENVQQFVPLLAEQNYHTFEIVLIDDASSDNTLEIFEAFEKQYPNIKLVKVENNEAFWGNKKFALTLGIKAAKYEYLLFTDADCYPTSKDWITSMSSQFTAQKNIVLGYGAYEKIANSFLNKIIRFETLLTATQYFSWAKIGKPYMGVGRNMAYKREEFFKVRGFMDHMKIRSGDDDLFINQAATGENTAICYLQDSFTYSEPKKSFKDWFTQKRRHVSTAKHYKMFDRNQLGLFYASQLLFLLLPIVLLVFQFQWIAVVSIIGFRYLFAWLSMGFAAGKLKEKDVMYWFPIIEIVLIFTQLNVFITNTFSKPVHWK is encoded by the coding sequence ATGTTATTAGCTCTATTCTGTCTATTCATCGCCGTTGTAGTTATTCAATTCTTATATTATGTTGTAGTATTTGGCAAATTTTCTTTTGCTAAACCACAAACTGTAACTCCGAAAAGAGTACCGATTTCAGTGATTGTTTGTGCTAAAAATGAAGAAGAGAATGTGCAGCAATTTGTACCGCTGTTGGCAGAACAAAATTACCACACTTTTGAAATCGTATTGATTGATGATGCCTCGAGCGATAATACCTTAGAGATTTTTGAGGCATTTGAAAAACAATATCCCAACATTAAATTGGTCAAAGTAGAAAATAACGAAGCCTTTTGGGGTAATAAAAAATTCGCCTTGACATTGGGAATCAAAGCCGCAAAATACGAATACTTATTGTTTACCGATGCCGATTGCTATCCGACTTCCAAAGATTGGATTACGAGCATGAGTTCACAGTTTACAGCACAAAAAAATATCGTTTTGGGTTATGGCGCTTATGAAAAAATTGCCAATTCGTTTTTGAATAAAATCATCCGTTTTGAAACGCTATTAACAGCAACCCAATATTTTTCTTGGGCCAAAATAGGGAAACCTTATATGGGAGTTGGACGTAACATGGCCTACAAACGCGAAGAGTTTTTTAAAGTGCGTGGTTTTATGGATCATATGAAAATCCGTTCCGGAGATGACGATTTGTTTATCAACCAAGCCGCAACCGGAGAAAACACAGCCATTTGTTATTTACAAGACAGCTTTACCTATTCGGAGCCCAAAAAATCATTCAAGGATTGGTTTACCCAAAAACGCCGTCATGTATCAACCGCCAAACACTATAAAATGTTTGACCGCAACCAATTGGGGTTATTCTACGCTTCTCAATTGTTGTTTTTATTGCTACCAATAGTCTTGTTGGTATTTCAATTTCAGTGGATTGCTGTGGTGAGTATCATTGGCTTCCGCTATTTATTTGCGTGGCTATCCATGGGATTTGCGGCCGGAAAGCTTAAAGAAAAAGATGTGATGTATTGGTTTCCCATCATAGAAATTGTTTTAATTTTCACCCAATTGAATGTATTCATCACCAATACGTTCTCAAAACCGGTGCATTGGAAATAA